The following DNA comes from Marinomonas maritima.
CTATAGAATCAACTTGAAAATCACGAATAGCATCATGCAAACTCCGCGTCAAATGACCCACTTCGTTATAGAAGCTATTATGACGAGCCTCGCTTAATTCTTGGATTATTTTAATAGCAGCACCAAAATCACCCACTTCAAGGTGGTTTAACAGTTCTACAGCACCGTCTTTTACTAGACTTTCAAATTCCACTAATCCAGAGCCCAATACATTTGACATCTAAAGCCCCTATTTTGCAGCGTCTATTCGTTCGAATATTTTCTCAATTTTTTCTTTGAGAGCAACTGCGGTAAACGGCTTAACAACATAACCATTCACTCCTGCTTGAGCTGCAGAGATAATTTGATCACGTTTAGCTTCTGCGGTTACCATGAGAACAGGTATACTCTTCAATTTTTCATCGGCACGAACTGCACGAAGCAACTCAATACCAGTCATACCCGGCATATTCCAGTCGGTTACAAGAAAATCGATTGTTCCAGCTTGAAGTATAGGCAACGCAGTCGTTCCATCATCCGCTTCAACCGTATTGGTAAACCCTAAATCCCGTAGTAAGTTTTTAATGATTCGTCTCATTGTCGAGAAATCATCAACAATCAGGATCTTCATGTTTTTATCCAATGCACCCTCCACACCCAAAAGGTAATATTTCAGAACTCATAATTTAATCTCGCCAATCACTTAATCGAGCTCGCAATCGCATAGCCGCTTGACTATGGATTTGACTGACTCTTGATTCACTGACACCTAAAACAGCGCCAATCTCTTTTAAATTTAACTCTTCATTATAGTAAAGAGATAAAACTAATTTCTCTCTTTCAGGAAGAGTGTCAATCTCTTTTACTAATTGACTCTGGAAACCACCTTCTTCAACTAAAGAGTAAGGTGCATTTTCAAACTCTGAATCGATATATTCTAAATTAGTTGTATCAGAGTCTAGCATTTCTTCATAGCTAAATAATTGGGTAGACATAGAGGAATGAATCATTTCATGATACTCCCCCATACTAATCCCCATATGAGCCGACACTTCCATATCGGAGGCCTCACGCCCGAATTTGGCCTCTAACTCTTTAATTGCATTCGTAACCGCCCTTCCATTTCGCCTAACAGAACGCGGCGCCCAATCTGTTTTTCGCACCTCATCCATTATAGATCCGCGAATACGAATGCCAGCATAGGTTTCAAAGCTGGCACCCTTGGTGGATTCAAAGCGTTTATAGGCCTCAATCAACCCCATCATACCAGCCTGAGTTAAATCATCTATATCGACACTATCGGGTAATCGAGCCAATAGGTGATAGGCAATTTTTTTTACCAAATACCCATACTGCTCAACAATCGAATCAATCGAAAGCGCCGCTTTTTTTGAGTATGTATTGTATCCATTTTTGGTCTGCATAAAATATTCTAAGCAACCTTCACTATTTAAGTTAGTTGCGCTAATCAAACTGTACTACATAGTTCAGCGTAACGCTTTCAGTAATAACATATCTTTACTAACTACCATACTTTAATGACCCGTAGAGCTGATTATAATGCTCCGCTGTATAAACAGCTCGACTAATCAAGTTATGTGCTCTAGCTGGCTCAATATCATCAGGTATACGCTGACCATCTGCTATATATACGACAGGTAAGCCCTCTTCAATAACTACACTAATCGCTTCGCCAAGTGAAGCAGATTCATCAAGTTTACTCAAAACACAGCCATCTAGTTGAACTTGAGAGTAAATATCGACAACTGTTTTTAATACTTGCCTTTGACTTGTACAAGGCAATACTAGCAATTTTTTAAGACTAGCCCTTGCTCGCTTCATCATTAGAAGCTGTCGCTCAAGATTAGAATCCCTTGGATTCATTCCAGCAGTATCAACAAGAACTAAAGAGTAATGTGCGTATTTTGCCAACACTTCATTTAAATCTGAGTATTCATTAACCACTTCGACAGGAACATTTAGAATACGACCAAAGGTTCTTAACTGTTCATGGGCAGCAATACGATAACTGTCAGTCGTAATTAACACCACCCCCTCAGAGCCATGCTTTAATACATGCTGAGCAGCGATCTTACCTATAGAAGTCGTTTTCCCGACACCTGTTGGCCCCATAAAAGCGATACAGCCTTTAAGCTCAGTAGAACTCGAACGAACAGGGATATAATCAGCCAAATGCGCAAGTAGACGATTCCAGTCATCCTCCCGTCCTTTTAAATCGATATCATCTATCAACCTAGAAACAACAAACTCAGACAACCCCAACCCCTTTAATTTTTCACGGGCCCTCTGCTCAACTGCGCTTATCTTGGAATCACCGCTCCCTTCATTCTGCCGCCGCTCCAGCATAGCACGGACATTTTGAAGCTCTAGCTCCATCTCACGCAATTGCTTGGCACTATCATTATTTCGTACAGATAGAGCCTCTTCCACCCGAGGGTCTTCTTTATCTTCAGCGAGTGGAGGCATATTAAACTGCGCTGTAGAAGACTTATTTAGCTGCTCGGATTGAATGCTGGGTGTATTAGTTGGAGGTGCTGTCTGCTGCTTTGCTCTCTCTATTCGCTCTAAATAATCCGAGCTAGGGTTTGCATGTGGTTCAGGGCGAGGAGCAGACGAACGCTTAGAGGTCATACTAGAAGGCAAAGATCCGTCATAATCCAAAGCGGCAACTATTTCGATCTCGCCTGTAGGCAGACGTTGATTTGACAAAATGACTGCATCAGGGCCCACAGCATCACGGACCTTCCGTATCGCTTGCCGCATGTCAGGTGCTCGAAACCGCCTAATTTGCATGAATAACTTAATCCTTCCAGTTTATTTTTCTTACAAATCCATAGCTTACCCGAAAGATTCCAATAAATATAGATACAATCTACTGCCTCGATAGGTAGATTTTATTGACCAATAACACCCACCACAGTAATACGTTTGTGGTCTGGCACCTCTTGATAAGAAAGAACCGACATATTCACCATACCATAACGCATAAAACGAGCTAACATAGGCCGTATAGGCGCAGATACAATTAAAATAGGCGTATTTCCCATTGCCTCTTGCTGTTCCGCCGACTGACGAAGAGAGGTTTGTAGTTGCTCCGCCATTTGCGGCTCTAAAATAAGCGCTTCCTCATTTTTAATACCAGACTGCTGACTTTGCTGAACCGTCTGCATAAGCATTTTTTCTAACTGAGGCTCAAGCGTCAAAACTGGAATTTCTTCAACTCCATCCGCTAATGTCTGAATAATTAACCGCGATAAGGATGTACGAACCGCTGCTGTTAATATCATAGGGTCCTGAGTCTTAGGCTGCACCCCCATTATGGATTCGGAAATGGTCCGCATATCCCTAAGAGGAACTCCTTCAATCAATAGATTCTGCAAGACCTTGAGAAGAACACTCAATGGCACCGTGTTCGGCACTAACTCTTCAGCCAATTTAGGATTATACTGCTTTAATAAGCTCAGCAACTGCTGAACCTCATCATGACCAATCAATTCATACGCATGTTTATGCATGATCTGATTAATATGAGTCGCCACTACTGTACTGACATCAACAACCGTATACCCAAAGGTCTGAGCCTGATCCCTTTTCTTAGGGTCAATCCATACTGCATCCAAACCAAACGACGGATCTTTACCAGCAATCCCATCAATAGTTCCAAATACCTGCCCAGGATCAATCGCTAAATCTTTATCGGGATGAACCTCTGCTTCAGCCAAACTCACCCCCATAAGAGTGACCCTATATGCATTAGGCATTAAGTCTAAATTGTCTCGGATATGTACACTAGGCACTAAGAAACCTAAATCTTGAGATAACTTACGACGTACACCTTTAATTCGAGCCAATAGCTCACCACCTTGAGTTTTATCAACGAGTGGTATTAAACGATACCCTACCTCTAACCCAAGCATATCAACAGGAGCCACATCATCCCAACTAAGGTCTTTTACTTCAGTCGGAGCAGAACTATCAGAAGAGGCTTTGCTTTTACTGCTTTTCTGTCCTTGCACGGTTTTTTGTTTCTTCCGGTATTCAAGGTAATAAGCAAGACCACCCAAGCAGGCCGCTAGAGACAAGAAGGAAAAATGCGGCATACCAGGAACAATCCCCATAATCGTCATGACACCGGCGGCCACATATAAAGCTTTTGACGATCCAAACATTTGCCGTACAATTTGCGACCCCATATCGCCAGTCTCGTTAACCCGAGTAACCATGATAGCCGCGGCAGTCGACAACATAAGTGAAGGCAACTGCGCAACCAATCCGTCACCGATGGTCAACAATGAATATCGTTCAATTGCCTCAGAAAAAGAAAGGTCATGTTGTGCCATGCCAATAGAAAGGCCGCCAATAATGTTAATGCCAAGTATCAATAATCCAGCAACCGCATCACCTTTTACAAATTTAGAAGCACCGTCCATGGAACCATAAAACTCAGCCTCAGAAGCGATTTCGATACGGCGCTCCTTAGCCTGCTCAGCATCAATCATGCCAGCATTTAAGTCTGCATCAATAGCCATCTGCTTACCTGGCATTGCATCCAAGGTAAATCGGGCACTCACCTCAGAAATACGACCAGCACCTTTTGTCACTACCGCAAAGTTGATAATCATCAAAATCGCGAATACAACAAAACCAACAACGTAGTTACCACCAATAACCACTTCGCCAAACGCTTGAATTACCTTACCCGCAGCATCCCCACCTTCATGACCATCCAGCAAGACCACTCGTGTTGAAGCCACATTAAGTGCAAGCCTCATTAATGTAGAAACAAGTAAAACAGTAGGAAAAACAGCAAAATCCAAAGGGCGCATTGAATAAATAGCGACCAACAATACAACAATGGCAAGGGCAATATTAAAAGTAAAAAGAACATCTAGCAAAAATGCTGGTATAGGTAAGATCATCATCGCCAAAAGCGATAATAACAAAATAGGAATACCTAGATTCCCGCTAAAAACACCCTGAACCTGCCCTGCAAGCCGACCACGGTCAAAATTCACACAACATCCCTATGGAAGAAGAAAAATACAACACACAATTAACTACCATCCCACTGAAATTCATCTGGCACATCCAAATTGGGCATAACTTCAGGCCGTGGCGCACCTGTACGAGCATTACGCAACTGATACACATAAGCCAATAGCTGAGCCACTACTTTAAATAAGCCTTGAGGTATCTCATCACCAATTTCGGTATGATGATATATCGCCCTTGCTAATCCTGGGGATTGTATCACAGGGATATCATAGTGATTGCCAACTTCACGGATTTTCAACGCTATGAAGTCACCACCCTTCGCGAGCAAAACAGGCGCCACACCGCCCGTTTGGTCGTACTTTAATGCCACTGAAAAGTGCGTCGGATTAGTAATAATAACATCTGCATTTGGCACATCGGACATCATTCGATTCATAGCAGCCTGTCGCTGCATTTGACGAATTCGTCCTCGCACCAGAGGGTCACCTTCTTGTTGCTTAAATTCGTCTTTGACTTCCTGCTTCGTCATTTTAAGCTTTTCTTTATGAGACCAAACCTGAAAAGGCACATCGATAGCTGCAATTAACGCCAAAGCAAGAGTCACGAAAATGAAGGACCAGACAACAATATCAACGCCATGAGCAATAGCCAATTGAATCGATTGGAACGTAAGCCCTAAGGTTTCTGGCAAAAAATACCTCAAAACCAATGTTGCAACAACGCCAACCAACGTCACTTTTGCGATAGACTTAAGGAGCTCAACCAAAGATTGAACGGAAAACATTCGCTTCAAACCTGCTATAGGACTCATTTTACTGAGCTTAGGCATCAAGGGCTCCCATGCAAAATTCAGCCCCCCTAAAGCGATACTACCCACAATGCCAGCCACAGCCAGAACGGACATAAGCAACACCATGGAGTCCATGATAGTTACGATCGACTCATAAAGATGAAAAACCATACGGCTAAGATCAAATATATCCGAACGCTCAACAACAAAGTTAAAGTTAAACAATACCGCCAAATCACGAGCCAATAAGGTTCCGGTTCCGTATAAAGTAGCAGCTGCAACAATCAACAGCAGCGCAGAGCTAAGATCTTTAGATCGAGGTAAATTACCTTTATTACGAGCATCTTGAAGTTTCTTACTACTGGCTCCTTCGGTTTTTTCACTACCGTCTTCATTCTCAGCCATTTAAATGAATCCCCCACGTAACGTTCATCCAGTTAATAATTTCCCCAAAGAATAACAAGTAGATATTCAAGAAATCATCCAACATAATCCAAAAAAAGAACAAAGAGAATAGCATTATAATTGGAAAGCCAAGCGCAAACACGTTTAACTGCGGAGACGCCTTAGCAACCACACCAAAAGATAAATTAATAACCAGCACAGCAATGGCCAAAGGCAATACGATAAGCAAAGCCTTCTCAAACATCCACCCACCCAACAACACCAATTGCCAATAGCGCTGACTAGAAAAACCGCTACCAATGGGCCAATAGTTAAAACTTTCAGCTAAATACTCAATCATCACTAGATGACCGTTAGTTCCCAAAAAGGCCAACGCCACCATTGAAAGGTAATATTGACCAAGTGTAGCAACAGAAATTCCATTCGCAGGATCATTAGACATGGCAAAACCAAGCCCTGCCACCATCGCAGCCAACTGCCCTGCAAGCGAAAATAACTGAAATAATATAGTGATGACAAAACCAAGCACAAAACCAATAATCAACTGCTCGGCTATAAGAACAATATAGGCTGGAGAGACGGGGTCATAATTAGGGATATCAATAACAGGTGTAATAATAATGGCAACAAGGAAGGAAAAAGCAATGCGCAATCGCGGACTAACCAATCGACTACCAAACAAAGGCAGTGCCATAAAAAAAGCACCAATCCGAAAAAAAGGCAAAAGAAAACTGATCGTCAGATTTAAAAGTTGATCAGGATTAATTTCTAGC
Coding sequences within:
- the fliR gene encoding flagellar biosynthetic protein FliR — protein: MLEINPDQLLNLTISFLLPFFRIGAFFMALPLFGSRLVSPRLRIAFSFLVAIIITPVIDIPNYDPVSPAYIVLIAEQLIIGFVLGFVITILFQLFSLAGQLAAMVAGLGFAMSNDPANGISVATLGQYYLSMVALAFLGTNGHLVMIEYLAESFNYWPIGSGFSSQRYWQLVLLGGWMFEKALLIVLPLAIAVLVINLSFGVVAKASPQLNVFALGFPIIMLFSLFFFWIMLDDFLNIYLLFFGEIINWMNVTWGIHLNG
- a CDS encoding chemotaxis response regulator CheY, whose protein sequence is MKILIVDDFSTMRRIIKNLLRDLGFTNTVEADDGTTALPILQAGTIDFLVTDWNMPGMTGIELLRAVRADEKLKSIPVLMVTAEAKRDQIISAAQAGVNGYVVKPFTAVALKEKIEKIFERIDAAK
- the flhB gene encoding flagellar biosynthesis protein FlhB, producing the protein MAENEDGSEKTEGASSKKLQDARNKGNLPRSKDLSSALLLIVAAATLYGTGTLLARDLAVLFNFNFVVERSDIFDLSRMVFHLYESIVTIMDSMVLLMSVLAVAGIVGSIALGGLNFAWEPLMPKLSKMSPIAGLKRMFSVQSLVELLKSIAKVTLVGVVATLVLRYFLPETLGLTFQSIQLAIAHGVDIVVWSFIFVTLALALIAAIDVPFQVWSHKEKLKMTKQEVKDEFKQQEGDPLVRGRIRQMQRQAAMNRMMSDVPNADVIITNPTHFSVALKYDQTGGVAPVLLAKGGDFIALKIREVGNHYDIPVIQSPGLARAIYHHTEIGDEIPQGLFKVVAQLLAYVYQLRNARTGAPRPEVMPNLDVPDEFQWDGS
- the flhA gene encoding flagellar biosynthesis protein FlhA, which produces MNFDRGRLAGQVQGVFSGNLGIPILLLSLLAMMILPIPAFLLDVLFTFNIALAIVVLLVAIYSMRPLDFAVFPTVLLVSTLMRLALNVASTRVVLLDGHEGGDAAGKVIQAFGEVVIGGNYVVGFVVFAILMIINFAVVTKGAGRISEVSARFTLDAMPGKQMAIDADLNAGMIDAEQAKERRIEIASEAEFYGSMDGASKFVKGDAVAGLLILGINIIGGLSIGMAQHDLSFSEAIERYSLLTIGDGLVAQLPSLMLSTAAAIMVTRVNETGDMGSQIVRQMFGSSKALYVAAGVMTIMGIVPGMPHFSFLSLAACLGGLAYYLEYRKKQKTVQGQKSSKSKASSDSSAPTEVKDLSWDDVAPVDMLGLEVGYRLIPLVDKTQGGELLARIKGVRRKLSQDLGFLVPSVHIRDNLDLMPNAYRVTLMGVSLAEAEVHPDKDLAIDPGQVFGTIDGIAGKDPSFGLDAVWIDPKKRDQAQTFGYTVVDVSTVVATHINQIMHKHAYELIGHDEVQQLLSLLKQYNPKLAEELVPNTVPLSVLLKVLQNLLIEGVPLRDMRTISESIMGVQPKTQDPMILTAAVRTSLSRLIIQTLADGVEEIPVLTLEPQLEKMLMQTVQQSQQSGIKNEEALILEPQMAEQLQTSLRQSAEQQEAMGNTPILIVSAPIRPMLARFMRYGMVNMSVLSYQEVPDHKRITVVGVIGQ
- a CDS encoding RNA polymerase sigma factor FliA; the encoded protein is MQTKNGYNTYSKKAALSIDSIVEQYGYLVKKIAYHLLARLPDSVDIDDLTQAGMMGLIEAYKRFESTKGASFETYAGIRIRGSIMDEVRKTDWAPRSVRRNGRAVTNAIKELEAKFGREASDMEVSAHMGISMGEYHEMIHSSMSTQLFSYEEMLDSDTTNLEYIDSEFENAPYSLVEEGGFQSQLVKEIDTLPEREKLVLSLYYNEELNLKEIGAVLGVSESRVSQIHSQAAMRLRARLSDWRD
- the flhF gene encoding flagellar biosynthesis protein FlhF is translated as MQIRRFRAPDMRQAIRKVRDAVGPDAVILSNQRLPTGEIEIVAALDYDGSLPSSMTSKRSSAPRPEPHANPSSDYLERIERAKQQTAPPTNTPSIQSEQLNKSSTAQFNMPPLAEDKEDPRVEEALSVRNNDSAKQLREMELELQNVRAMLERRQNEGSGDSKISAVEQRAREKLKGLGLSEFVVSRLIDDIDLKGREDDWNRLLAHLADYIPVRSSSTELKGCIAFMGPTGVGKTTSIGKIAAQHVLKHGSEGVVLITTDSYRIAAHEQLRTFGRILNVPVEVVNEYSDLNEVLAKYAHYSLVLVDTAGMNPRDSNLERQLLMMKRARASLKKLLVLPCTSQRQVLKTVVDIYSQVQLDGCVLSKLDESASLGEAISVVIEEGLPVVYIADGQRIPDDIEPARAHNLISRAVYTAEHYNQLYGSLKYGS